TGGCCAGACGGCGGACATGGGCAAGCTCGCCCCGCTCGCCGCCGAGCGCGAGCTGCGGATCATCGAGGACTCGGCCCAGGCCGTCGGCGCTTCCTTCGAGGGCCGCGCCGCCGGCTCGTACGGCATCGGCTGCTTCTCGCTCTACGCGACGAAGAACGTGACCACCGCCGAGGGCGGCGTGATCACCACCGACGACGACGTGCTGGCCGACAAGCTGCGCGTGCTGCGCAACCAGGGCATGCGCGCCCGCTACCAGTACGAGATGGCCGGCCACAACTACCGGATGACGGACCTGCACGCGGCCGTCGGCATCCCGCAGCTGGAGAAGCTCGACCAGCTCACCGCGGCCCGCCAGGCCAACGCGAAGCGGCTGTCGGAGGGGCTGGCAGGCACGCCGGGCCTCGAGATCCCGCAGGTCCTGCCCGGCCGTGAGCACGTGTGGCACCAGTACACCGTGCTCGTGGGCCCGCACGCGATGCTCTCGCGCGACGAGCTGGCCGCCTCGCTCACCGAGCGCGGCATCGGCAACGGGATCTACTACCCCAAGATCGTGTTCGACTACGACTGCTACCGCGGCCACCCGCTGATCCCGGGCGCCGACGTGAACGACTTCCCGGTGGCCTCGGCCGTCGCGGCGCAGGCGCTTTCGCTGCCGGTGCACCCGCACCTGACCGACGGGCAGCTCGACAAGATCATCGAGACGGTTCGCGAGGTGCTCGGCGCATGACCCACCGCATCGCCCTCATCGGCACGGGCAACATGGGTTCGCTGCACGCCCGCGTGCTGGCGGCCAACGAGCGCGTGGACCTCGTCCGCGTGATCGACCCGCGCGAGGAAGCCGGCCGCGCCGTCGCCGAGCGCTATGAGACGCAGTGGACGCCGGAGCTCGGCTCCCTGTCCGATGTGGACGCCGTGGTGCTCGCGTCGGCCACCGAGGTGCACTACGACCTCGCGCAGGAGATCCTCGGCCAGGGCAAGCCGATGCTCGTCGAGAAGCCCGTGTGCAACAGCCTCGAGCTGTCGCAGGAGATCGTGGCGCTCTCGGAGCAGAAGGACGTGCCGCTGATGTGCGGCCTGCTCGAGCGCTACAACCCGGCCGTGATGACGGCCCGGGCGCTGATCAACGAGCCGGTGCACCTCATGGCGCGCCGCCACGGCCCGTACGCGCCGCGCATCAAGACCGGCGTCGCGTGGGACCTGCTGGTGCACGACGTCGACCTGGCGATCCAGTTCTTCGGCGGCGCCACGCCGGCCCGCGTCACCTCAGGCGCGGGCTACTTCCACCCGAACTCGGTGGAAGGCGCGGAGGACACCATCGAGACGGTGCTGTCGTTCCCGACCGGCCTGGCCACGGTCTCGGCGTCGCGGCTGGGACAGCGCAAGGTGCGGTCGCTGGTCGTGTCCGAGCTGGACCGGCTGATCGAGATCGACCTGCTGCGCCGTGACGTGACGATCTATCGGCACGTGTCGCACGACTCCGTGACGCCGGACGGCCTCGGCTACCGGCAGCAGACCGTGATCGAGATTCCCGAGCTGGTCACCGCGCGCGAGCCGCTGGCCACGCAGCTGGAGCGGTTCCTCGACCTGCTGGAAGGCAAGATCGACGCCGACGTGGAGCGCGACCTCATCCTGCCGTCGCACCACGTGGTGGCGCAGGTGCTCACGCAGGCTGCCGCTTAGTCATTTCGTGAGACGGGTGCCGTCCTTGCCGTACGCGACCAACGGGGTCAGTACGGCGGGGTCGGGCACTTCGCGCTGGTCGAACCAGAACACGACCACGCTGGGGTCCACGCTCCACAACGCGGTCCGTGCCTGCACCGGCTTGCCGTGCACGGTACTGACGATCTTCACGGCGGGCCCGGAGAAATAGCCGTACACGGGCACCCAGGTGCCGCCGGCGTCGATGCCGCCCGCGGTGGCGTGGAAGCCGAACGAGCGGTCTGCGCCGCGGATCTCGTTGCCGGCGTAGAGCGACAGGTAGCCGGTCTTGGTCTGGACCGCGGCCATGATGCCGAAGTGCACGTCAGGCAGGGCCGCGTTGTCGTCGATCTTGGTCGCGTAGAAGACGAGCTCGCCGTTGGCGGTCTTGATTCCGGTGTGGATGACGTCGCCGTAGGGCTGGGTCACCGACTTCGGCGGCTGGTCCATCGTTGTCTGCGGCGGTGTCGCGCTCGACGTCACCGGGTTGCCGGACGGCGGCGCGGCGACGGGCACCGGCCTCGGCTCGGCCGGCGCACGCAGGGCGACGGCCCCGAACACGATCCCGACGACGGCGGCCACCGCGGCGGCCGCTCCCGCGCCCGTGGCGATCCTCCGGCGCCGACGGATGCGCCGGCCTTCGGTGATGATCCGCCCCAGGTCGGGCGCGGCGAACGGCTGGTCGGGCTGTTCGCGCAACGCGGAGCGCAGCTTGTCGAGGTCGTTCACCGCCCGCTCCCTCCGATCAGCACGTCTTCCGGCCCGGCGTCCACCCGCAGCTTCGCGAGCGCCCGCGAGTTCGTGCTCTTGACGGTACCCACTGACACGCCCAGTTCATCGGCCACCGCCTGTTCCGGCAGGTCGAAGAAGTGCCGGAGTACCACCACGGCCCGCTCGCGGCCCGTCAGCCGCGCCAGCGCGGACGTCAGCCACTCGCGCTGCGTCACGGCCTGCGCGACGTCCTGGCTCGTCGGCCGCTCTGGCACTTCCTCGGACGCGTACTCGCGCAGCGGGCGGCGCCAGCCGTCGATCACGTGGTTGACCAGCACAGTCCGGGCGTACGCGTAAGCGTCCTTGCGACGCACGCGCGACCACGCGGCGTACGTGCGGGTGAAGGCGGTCTGCGCGGCGTCCTCGGCCTGGTGGCGGTCGCCGGTCAGCAGGTACGCCGCGTGCGTGAGCCGGTTCGACGAGGCCTGCACGAACTCGGCGAACTCGTCGTCACTGCGCGCCACCCGCGTGCCCCCGATCTCCACGTCTACGGGACGGCTGGGTGCACGCGAGGTTGCCGCCGCTAGAGCTTTTGCACGCCGTCCTCTGCGAGCACGTCCAGGTCGAGCACGACGGGCGCGCCCGCGACTTCGAGCTCCACTTTGCCGGAGTGCTCGCCGAAGTTCTCGTAGTCGCCGTCGACAAGACGATAGGTGATCATGCTGACGGGTGCGTCGAGGTCGATGATCCAGTAATGCTCGATGCCGGCATCGGCATACTCGAAGTGCTTGGTGACCTGGTCGGTGCGCTTGGTGCCTTCGGAAAGGATTTCGATGGCCAGTGACACATCCGAGGCTGCGATCCTCGGAACGTTGGCCCGGATGACTTCGGCCGACCCCACCAAGACGTCCGGCACTCGGACCGTCAGCGGCGACGATTCGACCACCATCTCCATCTCAGGCACCGCGCGCAGATTTTTCGGAAGCTGCGAGTTGAGGACGAACGGCAAGCACCCAATGGCCAGTTGGTGCAACGACATCGGGCGCGGCGACACAGCGAGGACCCCTTCGACGACTTCGACATGGAACTCCGAGGTCTCCGGAAGTTCCGCCCAGTCGTCGAGGGTCAGGAGGTGGTGAGGCCACTCGAGGGCACTCATGAAAACTCCTTCACTTTCAGTGACCGGAACAGTGTCGAGAGTTACCGTCCGCGTTCACCGGCCCTCTCAAAGGTTACCCGCCGAAGTCCCCCGCCGGGGAGCCCCAGCCGGAGGGGTCGTCCGACAGCGCGCGGCGGCGGGCGTTCTCCGTCCGGACGCGTTCCACTTCGGACTGGATGTACTCCTCGTCGTAGCGCTGGAAGACGCGCGCGGGGTTGCCGGCCACCAAGGTGCGCGGCGGGACGTCCTTGGCCACCACCGAGTTGGGCTGCACGGTGGCGAAGTCGCCGATCGTCACGCCGGCCATGATGACGACCAGGCCGCCGATGAAGCAGCCCTTGCCGATCTTCACGGGTTTGCGCTCGATCAGATCGCTGCCGGAGTGGTTCTGCAGCGTCATGTTCGCGAGCCAGCTCGAGTGCGTGAAGATGAGCGTGTTGAGGCCGATGCTGGTGTGCTCGCCGATCTCCAGGCCGCCGCTCGCGTCGAGGGTCGCGCCTTCGCCGATCCAGCAGTGCTCGCCCATGGTGAGGTTCTCGGGGCTCACGATCTTCACGCGCTCGCGCACGCGGCACGACTCGGGCAGCCCGAAGAAGCGGGCCCGCTCGGCGTCGTTCATGTACTGCGAGACAAGGTCGTTCAGGATCATCGGCCGCAGGCGGTTGCTGCGGTCGTCATCGAAGAACATCGTGATCCGCCACCAGTTTCGAGAATACGCGCAGGTGCTCCTCGGCCACGACATCGAGGCCGAAGTTGGCCTGGACCATGGCACTTTCGCGCTGCGCGAGCCGCGAACGGAGCTCCGGGTCGTCCAGCAGCGACAACACGGTCTCCTGCACCGCCTGGGCGTCGTCCGGGCGCACCAGCAGGATGTTCTCGCCGTTGCGCAGCTCGATGCCCGGGTAGTTGTCCTCCGTGACCGACGCGATGGTGGCCGTGCCGGACAGCATCGCTTCGAGCGACGCGGTGCCACAGCCGCCGTTGAGGTCGTGGGTCACGATGTCGGCCGCCGCGAAGTACGCCGGCACGTCTTCCTTCGGCACCGCACCCGTCACGACCAGGGCTTCGGCCACCCCGAGCTCTTCGGCGCGCTTGAGGAACGCGTCGTGGTAGACGCGCCCGACGATCACCACGCGCACACCTGGGTGCCGTTCGAGGATCGCCGGCAAGGCCTCGATCAGCGGCAGCCGGTTGCGCAGCGGGATCACGTGGCCGAGAGACACGATGACGGGCCCGTCACCCAGCTCCAGCTCCGCTCGCACGTCCTTCGTGACCGGCTTGGCGAAGTTGCCCGTGTCCACGGCGATCGGGAAGTACTCGGAGTTCGCGTCGCTCGTGCCGTAGCGCTCGACGCAGTAGTCCACGCCGAGCTTGTCGAGGATGACGTAGCGCGGCCGGATGTACTTGAGCACCGGCTTGACCAGCACCGCGTCGAGCATCCGGAACACGCGCGAGTACAGCTTGTTGTCGCTGATCAGGAGCGTGTGGATGGTCAGTAGCACGGGCAGCTTGTGGCGCCGCGCGTAGAACCCGGCCAGCCACGACAGGTCGAAGAACTGGCCGTGCAGGTGCACCGCGTCGGGCTTGAACTCGTCCAGCAGCCTCCGCAGCCGCCGCCAGTTTCCTGGCTTGAGCGACGCGAAGCTCAGGTCGAAGTCGATGGACAGGCCGAGCTGCGGCATCTTCGCCGCGGGCAGCCGCACGATGCGGTAGCCGTCGCGCTGCTCGTCGGCCGGCGCGTCGCCGTAGGCCGCCGTGATCGCGAGGACCTCGTGGCCGGCCGCCGCGTACTCGCCCGCCAGCGACGCCGACATGTGGGCGCTGCCGCCCACCCGGGGCGGGAAGAAGTTGTTCACCACCGCGATGCGCATCGCACGTCCTTGGGCCGGGCCCGCGGCGGAGCTCATGCCGCCTCCACGGGAAAGAGTGCGTCGGCGGAGCTCATGCCGCCTCCACGGGAAAGAGTGCGTCGGCGGAGCTCATGCCGCCTCCACGGGAAAGAGTGCGTCGGCGGAGCTCACTCGGAATCCCTGACCAGCGCCCGCATGCCCTCTTCGACCGTGATGGTCGGCTCCCAGCCGAGCATCTCCCGCGCCCGCGTGATGTCCGCGGCGCGCCGCGACACCAGCACATCGCGCTCGTTGAACTGCGGCTGCACGTCGACGCCCACGGCCTCGATGAGGATCTTCGCCAGCGTGGCGATGGAGGTGTCGACGCCGGTGCCGATGTTGATCGGCAGGTTCGACTGCTCCGACTCCAGCGCGGCGACGACCGACCGGGCCAGGTCGCTCACGTGCACGAAGTCCATCGACTGGTCGCCGCGGCCGTCGATGATCGGCGGCTGGCCGGCGCGCAGGCGCTGGATGAAGTGGTTGATCACCGACGTGTAGTAGGCCTCGATCTTCTGGCCCGGGCCGTACACGTTGAAGAAGCGCAGCGCGTTCCAAGACAGGCCCTTGGTGCGCTCGTAGAAGCCGAGCAGGTCCTCGCCGGCGCGCTTGGAGATGCAGTACGGCGTGAGCGGGCGCAACTCGTCGTCCTCGTGCATCGGCAGGCGCTTGGGCTCGCCGTAAACCGAAGCGGTGGACGCGAACACCAGGCGCTCGACGCCCTCGTCGGCCGCCGCGGCGAAGACGTTGTGGTTGCCGGTCATGTTGATGTCGATCGACTCGTGCGGGTCGGCGATCGACTTGTTGATCGAGACCGTGGCGAAGTGGATCACGTGCGAGCAGCCGCGGATGGCCTCGCGCACCGCGCCGCCGTACCGCACGTCCTTCTCGACCAGCTCGACCTTGCCGGTGGCCACGAAGTCGTTCACGCGAGCCCGGTCGCCGCGGGTCATGTTGTCGAAGATGCGGACGGTGTACCCGCCGTCCAGCAGCAGCGGGATGACGTGCGCGGCGATGAATCCACCGCCGCCGGTGAAGAACACCTTCTTCTCGGACATGGTCGCGGTCTCTCCTCGGTCGGCGGTGTCTTCGGCGGTCACGGTCTTCGGGCTTCAGGCCAGGGCGTTGACGGCTTCGCGCACGGTCGTCACCACGCGGTCCACCTCGGCTTCGGTCAACTCCGCGTGCATCGGAATCGCCAGCTGCCGGCGGAACGCGTCAGCCGAGACGGGCAGCGGCTGCTGCTCGCCGTACACCGGCTGAAGGTGTGAAGCGTACGTCCCGAAGTTGCACTGCACGCCCTGTTCGCGAATGCGCAGCGCCAGCGCGTCGCGGCTGACCTCTGGCGCGACGGTGAGCAGGTAGGCCTGCCACGGGTGCTCACGGTCGGGCAGCTCGACGGGCGCGGTGAGCTGGTCGACGTCGGCGAAGGCCTCGTGGTAGCGCTTCGCCACGGAGCGGCGGGCGGCGAGCAGGTCGGGCAGCCGGTCGAGCTGCACGCCCATGATGGCGGCCTGGATGTCCGACAGGCGGAAGTTCCAGCCCAGCTCGTGGAACTCGGGGATCGGCAGCGTGCCCGAGCCCTCGCGGCTGATGGCCGGCTCGATGCCGTAGGTGTGCAGCTTGCGCGCGTGGGCGATGAGGTCTTCGCGGTTCGAGACGAGCGCGCCGCCCTCGCCCGCGGTGATGCCCTTGCGGCCGTGGAAGGAGAACGCGGCGAGGTCGGCGAGGCTGCCGGCCGGGCGCGTCTTGTAGGTGGCGCCGGACGAGCAGGCGGCGTCCTCGAACAGCCACAGGCCGTGCTTGTCAGCGATGGCGCGGTACTCGTCGAAGTCACCCGGCAGACCGGCGACGTCGACGGCGAGGATGCCGACCGTGCGCGGCGTGATCAGGGCTTCGATCGCGGCCGGGTCGGCGCTGAAAATGTCAGGCCGGATGTCGGCGAACACGGGCTTCGCGCCGGCCTGCAGCACGGCGTGGCCGGTGGCGGGGAACGTGTAGTCGCCGACGATGACCTCGTCGCCGGGCCGCACGCCCAGCACCTTGAGGCCGAGGAACAGCGCGGCGCCGCAGCTGCTGGTGGTCAGGGCGTGCGCGGTGCCCGTGACCTGAGCGAACCGTTCCTCGAAGCGGCGGCACGCGGGACCGGCGCCGGCGAGCCAGCCGGAGCGGAACACCTCGGCGACGGCCGCCAGCTCCTCCTCGCCGACCGTCGGCCGTCCGAGCAGCACCTGTTGGTCGGCCGGTTGTCCAGACATCCCCACTCCAGTTTGTTCCTCGCACCACCACACGTTGCGCTAGCTCGCCCCGAAGTGTAGAGACGCGCTCCGCCGAGCCGGGCGTGGGGACGAAACCTGCCGGTAACGGGCGGGCGGAGCGCCTAGTCTTGCCGCATGCGGATCGGGGTTCTGGGGACGGTCACGGCGTGGGACGCGGCGGGCGAGCCGGTCGTCGTGGGCGGTCCCCGGGTGCGGGCGCTGCTGGCGCAGCTCGCGCTGGAGGCGGGCCGGTTCGTGCCGGCGGAGCGGCTCATCGACGGCCTCTACGGCGAGGAACCGCCGGACGGCGCGGCCAACGCGCTGCAGTCACAGGTCTCGCGGCTGCGCAGCGCATTGAAGACGGTGGCGCCGGTGGAGTTCACGGGCGCGGGCTACCGGCTCGTGGTCGAACCCGACGAGGTCGACGTCCACCGGTTCGAGCGGCTGGCCGGCGACGGGCGGCGCGAGCTCGCGGCGGCCGACGCCACCCACGCGAGCGACCTGCTCGGCGAAGCGTTGGCGTTGTGGCGCGGGCCGGCCTTCGCCGACGTGACCGAAGCGCCCTTCGCCGCAACACAGGCAACCCGTCTCGACGAGCTGCACGCGGATGCGGCGAGCGACCGCGTCGACGCGGAGATCACGCTCGGCCGCGCCGCGGAGGTGCTCGACGAGCTGCGGGCGGCCGTCGTCGCCGCGCCCTTGCGGGAACGGTCGCGCACCCAGCTCGTGCGCGCGCTGCACGCGGCAGGCCGTTCGGCCGAGGCGTTGGCGGCGTTCGAGGACGCGCGCCGCACGCTGGCCGACGAGCTCGGCGCCGACCCCGGGCCCGAGCTGGCCGAGGCGCATCTGGCCGCGCTGCGCAGCGAGCCGGCGTCCGCGTCTTCGCCGTTGCCCGCGCAGCTGACCAGCTTCGTCGGCCGCGACGGTGAGCTGCGGCAGGTCGGCGAGCTGCTGCGGCGCGCGCGGCTGGTGACGTTGCTGGGGCCTGGTGGCACCGGGAAGACGCGGCTGGCCGTGGAGGTCGCGACGGCTCATGCCGGGTCGGCGGCGTTCGTGGAGTTGGCGCCGCACGTCGCGGACGACGTGGGGCAGGCCGTGCTGAGTGCGCTGGGGCTGCGTGAAGGTGCGTCGCCGCTGCGCGGTTCGGGGGTGCAGGACCCGGTGGAACGGCTGGTGTCGGCGCTGCGTGACCAATCGACGTTGCTGGTGCTGGACAACTGCGAGCACGTGGTCGACGCGGCCGCGCGGCTGCTCGCGCGCCTGCTGCCCGCGTGCCCCGGCCTGCGGGTGCTCGCGACGAGCCGGGAGCCGCTCGGCATCACCGGTGAGCAGCTGGCGCCCGTGCCGCGGCTCGCGGTGCCGCCGCCGGGCACGCCCGCGGCCGAGGCGCTGGGGTTCCCGGCCGTGCGGTTGTTCGCCGACCGCGCGGCCGCGAGCGACCCGGCGTTCCGCGTGGACGAGGACACGATCGGCGACGTCCAGCACATCTGCGCCGCGCTCGACGGCCTGCCGCTCGCGCTGGAGCTGGCGGCGGCGCGCGTGCGGACGCTGCCGGTCGGCGAGATCGCCGCGCGGCTGGACAACCGCTTCCACCTGCTCGCGCGGGGCAGCCGCACGGCGGAGACGCGGCACCGCTCGCTGCGTGGCGTCGTGGAGTGGAGCTGGGAGCTGCTGGACGACGACGAACGCCGCCTCGCGCGCCGGCTCACCGTGTTCTCCGGCGGGGCGACGCTGGCGGCGGCCGAGCTCGTCTGCGATGTGCCGGACACCGTCGACCTGTTGCCGGGCCTGGCGGACAAGTCACTGGTCGAGACCACGGGCGATCGTTACCGCATGCTGGAGACGATCCGCGCGTTCTGCGCGGAGAAGCTCGAGGGCGCGGGCGAAACGGCGCGGTTCATGTCGGCGCATGCTGCGGAGTTCCTGCGGCTGGCCGAGGAAGCCGACCCGTTGCTGCGCACCGCCGACCAGCTGCGCTGGCTCGACCGGCTCGACGCGGAGTACGACAACCTCGTCGCCGCGCTGCGGTGGTCGACGGACGCGGACCTGCCCACGGCGTTGCGGCTGACGGCCGCGCTGGCCACGTACTGGTGGATGCGCGGCCGGCGCTACGAGGGCGCGATGCTGTCGCTGGAGGTCGTGAAGCGCTGCGGCCCGGTTGCTCCCGAGGGGTACGAGGAGCAGTTCCTGATGTGCGTGCTCAACGCGATGTCCGGCGCCCCCGGCCACGACGCGACACTGCCGTACCAGTCCACAGTGGAGCATTACGCGCTCGATGTCGCCTGGGCACCAAGGCATCCGACGCTGAGCCTGCTGCTGGGCGTGGTGATCGGCCCGCCGGCCGACGAGGCGACGCTCTTCACCCGCAGCAGCATCATGGCCGGCGGCGACCCGTGGAGCAGCGCGCTCGTCCCCATGGGCACGGGCCTGCGCGCGATGCTCACCGGCGACCTCGACTTGGCCGAGACGAAGCTGCGCGAGGGCGAGTCCCGCTACCGCGCCCTCGGCGAACGCTGGGGCCTGTCGATGTCGCTCGACCACCTGTCGCAGCTGCTCACGTGGCGCGGCCACTGGGACGAGGCTATGGCCGCCATGACCGAGTCCATGGACCTCATGCAGCAACTCGGCGCCGCCGACGACTACGCCGACCTGCTCTGCCGCCGCGCCGACAGCCGCGCCCTCCGCGGCGACGTCGCGGTCGCCCGCGAGGACTACTCGCGCGTGATCTCGTTGGCTCGACGGTCAGGCATGCCGGAAACGCGCGCCTCGGGCTACGTCGGCTTGGCGGCCCTGGCACGCCGCAACGGGGACTTGGCGGACGCTCGAACTCTGGCCGAACGCGCCCTGGCGGAATGCACCAGCGGCTCCTTCTCGGTCGCCGCGGTCCGCGGTGCCGCGACCATCGCGCTGGGCTGGGTCTCCGTCGCATCGGGCAACGCTTCCGAAGCCCGCGCGCTCATGCGCGAAGCCGTGGAGGCGGCGCACCAGTGGCAGGACAGCACCGTGCTGGCCTCGGCCCTGGAGTGCGTCGCGGGCGCCGCGCTACTGGAGGACCACGCCGAGGAAGCCGCCATGCTGCTCGGCGCCGCCGTCGCCGCCCGCGGCACGGAGGTCGCGGGCCAACCGGACGTCGCCGAGGTCGCCGACCGCGCCCGCGCTCTGCTGGGCGCGGGCTACGACCGGTACTACGCCAACGGGCGGGAGCTGACGGTGCAGAAGGCATTGACGGCGGCGGGGATCGCTCCGTAGTCCACGTTCCGGAGTCCATGGCTTGGACCAGCCGCGGGTCACTCTCGGCGGGGCCGGCTGCACCACACCATCGCCTGGGACGAGCGAACGTTCCGAAACCTTCGGCCGGCTCTGGAAACAACAGCTTCTTCCGACGCCTCCGAGCCGGCGGGTCACCTGCGCGCGGAGAGTGGGCCTGGCGGTCGATCAGCAAGCAGCGACATCGCAACACCCCCACTGACCTGCACTGTCAGCCATCGTGCGTCGTTCGTGCGTAGGTCGTCAGCGGGGCCCGGGAGCGTGAGGGCCAGAGCGAACCACGGAGGCCCACCATGACCATGACCGACGCACCAACCACCCCGGACAGAGCCCTGACGCCGGCGCGCAAAGCTGCCATCATCGGCGTCTGCGTGCTCGTGCAGATCCTCACGGCCGTCGACATGACGGTGCTCCACCTGGCGATCCCGGCGTTGTCCGAGTCGCTGCGGCCGACGACTACGCAGGCGCTCTGGATCGCCGACGGGTACGGGTTCGCGCTGGCCGGGCTGCTCATCACGGCGGGCAACATCGGCGACCGCATCGGGCGCAAACGGCTGTTGCTGGCCGGCGCGGCCGTGTTCGGGCTGGTTTCGGTGGCCACGGCGTACGCGCCGAGTGCCGAGCTGCTCATCGTGTTGCGGATCCTGCTCGGGGCGAGCGCAGCGACGCTGATACCGTCGACGTTGTCGATCCTGCGCAACACTTTCACCGGCAAGGAGCGCACGGCGGCGATCGGCGTGTCGAGCGGGCTGACGATCCTCGGGTTCGGCCTCGGCCCGCTCATCGGCGGCGCACTGCTGAGCCACTTCTGGTGGGGTTCGGTGTTCCTGATCAACGTGCCCGTGGTCGTCGTGGTGATCGCGGTCGGGATCTTCGTGCTGCCGGAGTCGCGCAACCCCGTGCCCGGGCGGCTGGACGGCCTCAGTGTCGCGCTGTCGCTCGTGGGCATCCTCGGCGTGGTCTACACCATCAAGGAGATCGCGTACGAGGGCCTGAACCATTGGGACGTCTACGCGGCGGCGGTCCTCGGCGCCGGCAGCCTGCTCGCGTTCGTGCTGCGCCAGCCGCGGCTGGCCGAGCCGCTGATGGACCTGCGGCTGTTCCGCAACCGCGCCTTCTCCGCGACGGTCGTGACCACCGTGCTCGCCATGTTCGCGCAGCTGGCCGTGAGCGTGATCTCCACGCAGTACTTCCAGC
The sequence above is a segment of the Amycolatopsis sp. 2-15 genome. Coding sequences within it:
- a CDS encoding DegT/DnrJ/EryC1/StrS family aminotransferase, encoding MIPITVVDVRDAEDLVVEVLRSGAIAQGPMVKRFEDAFAHVAGTKHAIAVNNGTTALVASLQALDLAPGDEVITSPFTFVATLNAILEAGATVRFADIRRDDFAIDPDAAAAITDRTKVLMPVHLYGQTADMGKLAPLAAERELRIIEDSAQAVGASFEGRAAGSYGIGCFSLYATKNVTTAEGGVITTDDDVLADKLRVLRNQGMRARYQYEMAGHNYRMTDLHAAVGIPQLEKLDQLTAARQANAKRLSEGLAGTPGLEIPQVLPGREHVWHQYTVLVGPHAMLSRDELAASLTERGIGNGIYYPKIVFDYDCYRGHPLIPGADVNDFPVASAVAAQALSLPVHPHLTDGQLDKIIETVREVLGA
- a CDS encoding Gfo/Idh/MocA family protein — its product is MTHRIALIGTGNMGSLHARVLAANERVDLVRVIDPREEAGRAVAERYETQWTPELGSLSDVDAVVLASATEVHYDLAQEILGQGKPMLVEKPVCNSLELSQEIVALSEQKDVPLMCGLLERYNPAVMTARALINEPVHLMARRHGPYAPRIKTGVAWDLLVHDVDLAIQFFGGATPARVTSGAGYFHPNSVEGAEDTIETVLSFPTGLATVSASRLGQRKVRSLVVSELDRLIEIDLLRRDVTIYRHVSHDSVTPDGLGYRQQTVIEIPELVTAREPLATQLERFLDLLEGKIDADVERDLILPSHHVVAQVLTQAAA
- a CDS encoding SigE family RNA polymerase sigma factor, yielding MARSDDEFAEFVQASSNRLTHAAYLLTGDRHQAEDAAQTAFTRTYAAWSRVRRKDAYAYARTVLVNHVIDGWRRPLREYASEEVPERPTSQDVAQAVTQREWLTSALARLTGRERAVVVLRHFFDLPEQAVADELGVSVGTVKSTNSRALAKLRVDAGPEDVLIGGSGR
- a CDS encoding Uma2 family endonuclease — translated: MSALEWPHHLLTLDDWAELPETSEFHVEVVEGVLAVSPRPMSLHQLAIGCLPFVLNSQLPKNLRAVPEMEMVVESSPLTVRVPDVLVGSAEVIRANVPRIAASDVSLAIEILSEGTKRTDQVTKHFEYADAGIEHYWIIDLDAPVSMITYRLVDGDYENFGEHSGKVELEVAGAPVVLDLDVLAEDGVQKL
- a CDS encoding acyltransferase codes for the protein MFFDDDRSNRLRPMILNDLVSQYMNDAERARFFGLPESCRVRERVKIVSPENLTMGEHCWIGEGATLDASGGLEIGEHTSIGLNTLIFTHSSWLANMTLQNHSGSDLIERKPVKIGKGCFIGGLVVIMAGVTIGDFATVQPNSVVAKDVPPRTLVAGNPARVFQRYDEEYIQSEVERVRTENARRRALSDDPSGWGSPAGDFGG
- a CDS encoding glycosyltransferase family 4 protein; this encodes MRIAVVNNFFPPRVGGSAHMSASLAGEYAAAGHEVLAITAAYGDAPADEQRDGYRIVRLPAAKMPQLGLSIDFDLSFASLKPGNWRRLRRLLDEFKPDAVHLHGQFFDLSWLAGFYARRHKLPVLLTIHTLLISDNKLYSRVFRMLDAVLVKPVLKYIRPRYVILDKLGVDYCVERYGTSDANSEYFPIAVDTGNFAKPVTKDVRAELELGDGPVIVSLGHVIPLRNRLPLIEALPAILERHPGVRVVIVGRVYHDAFLKRAEELGVAEALVVTGAVPKEDVPAYFAAADIVTHDLNGGCGTASLEAMLSGTATIASVTEDNYPGIELRNGENILLVRPDDAQAVQETVLSLLDDPELRSRLAQRESAMVQANFGLDVVAEEHLRVFSKLVADHDVLR
- a CDS encoding NAD-dependent epimerase/dehydratase family protein, producing the protein MSEKKVFFTGGGGFIAAHVIPLLLDGGYTVRIFDNMTRGDRARVNDFVATGKVELVEKDVRYGGAVREAIRGCSHVIHFATVSINKSIADPHESIDINMTGNHNVFAAAADEGVERLVFASTASVYGEPKRLPMHEDDELRPLTPYCISKRAGEDLLGFYERTKGLSWNALRFFNVYGPGQKIEAYYTSVINHFIQRLRAGQPPIIDGRGDQSMDFVHVSDLARSVVAALESEQSNLPINIGTGVDTSIATLAKILIEAVGVDVQPQFNERDVLVSRRAADITRAREMLGWEPTITVEEGMRALVRDSE
- a CDS encoding DegT/DnrJ/EryC1/StrS family aminotransferase, which codes for MSGQPADQQVLLGRPTVGEEELAAVAEVFRSGWLAGAGPACRRFEERFAQVTGTAHALTTSSCGAALFLGLKVLGVRPGDEVIVGDYTFPATGHAVLQAGAKPVFADIRPDIFSADPAAIEALITPRTVGILAVDVAGLPGDFDEYRAIADKHGLWLFEDAACSSGATYKTRPAGSLADLAAFSFHGRKGITAGEGGALVSNREDLIAHARKLHTYGIEPAISREGSGTLPIPEFHELGWNFRLSDIQAAIMGVQLDRLPDLLAARRSVAKRYHEAFADVDQLTAPVELPDREHPWQAYLLTVAPEVSRDALALRIREQGVQCNFGTYASHLQPVYGEQQPLPVSADAFRRQLAIPMHAELTEAEVDRVVTTVREAVNALA